In one Vidua chalybeata isolate OUT-0048 chromosome 4, bVidCha1 merged haplotype, whole genome shotgun sequence genomic region, the following are encoded:
- the PLRG1 gene encoding pleiotropic regulator 1, protein MAEEVQKHSVHTLVFRSLKRTHDMFVADNAKPIPLDEESHKVKMAVKLRTEYGSVLHMPTLKENLREKGGPNTGDPYGHKQYSGNQGQEVEYMVTGTHPYPSGPGVALTADTKVQRMPSESAAQSLAVALPASQSRLDANRTAAGVGDIYRHAGISERSQPPGMSVAMVEAGGNKNSALMPKKAPTMPKPQWHPPWKLYRVISGHLGWVRCIAVEPGNQWFVTGSADRTIKIWDLASGKLKLSLTGHISTVRGVIVSARSPYLFSCGEDKQVKCWDLEYNKVIRHYHGHLSAVYGLDLHPTIDVLVTCSRDSTARIWDVRTKASVHTLSGHTNAVATVKCQAAEPQIITGSHDTTIRLWDLVAGKTRVTLTNHKKSVRAVVLHPRHYTFASGSPDNIKQWKFPDGNFIQNLSGHNAIINTLAVNSDGVLVSGADNGTMHLWDWRTGYNFQRVHAAVQPGSLDSESGIFACVFDQSESRLLTAEADKTIKVYKEDDTATEETHPVSWKPEIIKRKRF, encoded by the exons gaAGTCCAAAAGCATTCTGTGCACACACTTGTGTTCAGGTCTTTGAAGAGAACCCATGACATGTTTGTAGCTGATAATGCCAAGCCTATCCCATTGGATGAAGAAAG TCACAAGGTGAAGATGGCAGTCAAGCTGCGCACGGAGTACGGCTCAGTGCTACACATGCCCACGCTCAAAGAGAACCTGAGGGAGAAAGGAGGCCCCAACACTGGGGATCCATATGGACACAAACAGTATTCTGGAAATCAAG GACAAGAAGTTGAGTATATGGTAACTGGTACACACCCATACCCGTCTGGGCCTG gtgTGGCTTTGACAGCAGATACTAAGGTCCAGAGGATGCCAAGTGAATCTGCAGCACAGTCCTTAGCTGTAGCACTTCCTGCTTCCCAGTCCAG GCTGGATGCAAACCGGACAGCTGCTGGTGTGGGTGACATTTACAGGCATGCTGGAATATCTGAGCGTTCCCAACCTCCTGGGATGTCTGTG GCTATGGTGGAAGCtggtggaaacaaaaattctgcGTTGATGCCAAAGAAGGCTCCAACCATGCCCAAACCTCAGTGGCATCCACCTTGGAAACTGTATAGA GTTATCAGTGGTCATCTGGGCTGGGTGAGATGTATTGCAGTAGAACCAGGAAATCAGTGGTTTGTTACTGGCTCTGCTGACAGAACCATAAAG ATTTGGGACCTTGCTAGTGGCAAATTGAAATTGTCTTTGACGGGACACATCAGTACTGTACGCGGGGTGATAGTAAGTGCAAGAAGTCCATACCTCTTTTCCTGTGGAGAAGACAAACAAGTGAAATGCTGGGATCTTGAATACAATAAG GTTATCAGACATTACCATGGTCATCTAAGTGCTGTTTATGGCTTAGACTTGCATCCAACAATAGATGTGCTGGTGACATGCAGCAGAGATTCAACAGCACGA ATTTGGGATGTAAGGACAAAAGCCAGTGTGCACACACTGTCAGGACACACAAATGCAGTAGCAACTGTGAAGTGCCAAGCTGCAGAACCACAAATTATTACAG GCAGTCATGATACTACCATACGGCTCTGGGACTTGGTGGCAGGAAAAACTCGTGTTACTTTAACAAATCACAAGAAATCAGTAAGAGCAGTAGTGCTGCATCCAAGACA ttacaCATTTGCATCTGGCTCTCCAGATAATATTAAGCAGTGGAAATTCCCAGATGGAAACTTCATTCAGAATCTCTCTGGTCACAATGCTATTATAAACACACTGGCTGTAAATTCCGATGGTGTTCTGGTCTCAGGag CTGATAATGGCACTATGCACCTTTGGGACTGGAGAACTGGATACAACTTCCAGAGAGTACATGCAGCTGTACAGCCGGGTTCTTTGGACAGTGAATCAGGAATATTTGCTTGTGTTTTTGACCAGTCAGAAAGCAGATTGCTAACAGCTGAAGCTGATAAAACCATAAAAGTATACAAAGAAGATGATACTGCG aCTGAAGAAACCCATCCTGTCAGCTGGAAACCAGAAATTATCAAGAGAAAGCGATTTTAG